From Bos indicus isolate NIAB-ARS_2022 breed Sahiwal x Tharparkar chromosome 4, NIAB-ARS_B.indTharparkar_mat_pri_1.0, whole genome shotgun sequence, the proteins below share one genomic window:
- the NPVF gene encoding pro-FMRFamide-related neuropeptide VF yields MEIISLKRFILLMLATSSLLTSNIFCTDKSRMPNLYSKKNYDKYSEPRGDLGWEKERSLTFEEVKDWAPKIKMNKPVVNKMPPSAANLPLRFGRNTEEERSTRAMAHLPLRLGKNREDSLSRWVPNLPQRFGRTTTAKSITKTLSNLLQQSMHSPSTNGLLYSMTCQPQEIQNPGQKNLRRRGFQKIDDAELKQEK; encoded by the exons atggaaattatttcattaaaacgATTCATTTTATTGATGTTAGCCACTTCAAGCTTGTTAACATCAAACATCTTCTGCACAGACAAATCAAGGATGCCCAATCTTTACAGCAAAAAGAATTATGACAAATATTCCGAG CCTAGAGGAGATCTAGgctgggagaaagaaagaagtcttACTTTTGAAGAAGTAAAAGATTGGGCTCCAAAAATTAAGATGAATAAACCTGTAGTCAACAAAATGCCACCTTCTGCAGCCAACCTGCCACTGAGATTTGGGAGGAACACGGAAGAAGAAAGGAGCACTAGGGCGATGGCCCACCTGCCTCTGAGACTCGGAAAAAATAGAGAGGACAGCCTCTCCAGATGGGTCCCAAATCTGCCCCAGAGGTTTGGAAGAACAACAACAGCCAAAAGCATTACCAAGACCCTGAGTAATTTGCTCCAACAGTCCATGCATTCACCATCTACCAATGGGCTACTCTACTCCATGACCTGCCAGCCCCAAGAAATCCAGAATCCTGGTCAAAAGAACCTAAG GAGACGGGGATTCCAGAAAATAGATGATGCAGAattgaaacaagaaaaataa